One genomic region from Osmerus mordax isolate fOsmMor3 chromosome 4, fOsmMor3.pri, whole genome shotgun sequence encodes:
- the atp6v1e1a gene encoding V-type proton ATPase subunit E 1a, translated as MALSDADVQKQIKHMMAFIEQEASEKAEEIEAKAEEEFNIEKGRLVQTQRLKIMEYYAKKDKQIDQHKKIQMSNLLNQARLKVLKTRDDMISDLLSEARQRLSEIAKDPERYSVLLEGLIMQGFYQLLEPKVTIRCRQQDVSMVQAAVDKDIPVYKEMVKSNIVVRIDEQRFLSSDISGGVELYNDNGKIKVSNTLESRLELIAHQMMPEIRVELFGVNPNRRFLD; from the exons ATGGCGCTCAGCGATGCGGACGTACAGAAACAG ATCAAGCACATGATGGCCTTCATAGAACAGGAGGCCAGTGAGAAAGCGGAAGAGATTGAGGCCAAG gcagaggaggagttCAACATAGAGAAAGGCCGTCTGGTTCAGACCCAGAGGCTGAAGATCATGGAGTATTACGCCAAGAAAGACAAGCAGATCGACCAGCATAAGAAAAT TCAGATGTCCAACCTGCTGAACCAGGCCAGGCTGAAGGTGCTGAAGACGAGAGACGACATGATCTCT gATCTGCTGAGTGAGGCTCGCCAGCGGCTGTCTGAGATTGCCAAGGACCCAGAAAGATACTCTGTTCTGCTGGAGGGGCTGATCATGCAG ggaTTCTACCAGCTGTTGGAGCCAAAAGTGACCATTCGCTGCCGTCAGCAGGACGTTTCCATggtgcag GCTGCTGTTGACAAGGACATCCCGGTCTACAAAGAAATGGTGAAGAGCAACATCGTGGTCCGCATCGACGAGCAGCGGTTCCTCTCCTCCGACAT CTCTGGAGGGGTGGAGTTATACAACGACAATGGGAAGATCAAGGTGTCCAACACTCTGGAGAGCAGGCTGGAACTCATTGCACACCAG ATGATGCCGGAGATCCGGGTGGAGTTGTTTGGTGTCAACCCCAATCGCAGGTTCCTGGACTAA
- the slc25a18 gene encoding mitochondrial glutamate carrier 1, producing the protein MAEQKVSLTAKLINGGVAGLVGVTCVFPIDLAKTRLQNQQGATIYNGMLDCLTKTVRTEGYFGMYRGAAVNLTLVTPEKAIKLAANDIFRQKLSKDGKLPLWGEMLAGCGAGTCQVIVTTPMEMLKIQLQDAGRLAAQRPAPAPAAAPGPAPSLVAPRAPHPCPPAPPRASATSITLELLRTRGLAGLYRGAGATLLRDVPFSMIYFPLFANLNALGRRGPGFQGDVQEKAPFLQSFMAGCTAGSVAAVAVTPLDVIKTRLQTLQKGEGEDSYRGIVDCTRRILAREGPSAFLKGATCRALVIAPLFGIAQGVYFLGVGEQLLGMLG; encoded by the exons ATGGCCGAGCAGAAAGTTAG CCTCACTGCTAAGCTGATTAATGGGGGCGTAGCAGGACTGGTGGGCGTGACCTGTGTGTTTCCTATCGATCTGGCCAAGACTCGCCTACAGAACCAACAGGGAGCAACGATCTACAACGGGAT GTTGGATTGTTTGACGAAGACAGTTCGGACAGAAGGCTACTTTGGGATGTACAGAG GTGCTGCGGTGAACCTGACTCTGGTCACTCCAGAGAAAGCCATCAAACTGGCAGCCAATGATATCTTCAGACAGAAGCTCTCCAAGGACGG GAAGTTGCCTCTGTGGGGGGAGATGCTGGCAGGATGTGGGGCTGGGACCTGTCAGGTGATCGTCACCACCCCGATGGAGATGCTGAAGATCCAGCTGCAGGAtgcagggaggctgg cggcCCAGAGGCCGGCCCCAGCGCCAGCGGCTGCTCCAGGTCCAGCTCCGTCTCTGGTGGCCCCCCgagccccccatccctgcccccctgccccgccccgggCCTCCGCCACCAGCATCACCCTGGAGCTGCTGAGGACTCGAGGCCTGGCCGGCCTGTACCGCGGGGCAGGAGCCACTCTGCTgag agaCGTACCGTTCTCTATGATCTACTTCCCGCTGTTCGCCAATCTGAACGCGCTGGGCCGGAGAGGGCCGGGTTTCCAGGGCGACGTGCAGGAGAAGGCCCCCTTCCTGCAGTCCTTCATGGCAGGATGCACCGCCGGCTCCGTGGCAGCTGTGGCCGTTACACCCCTggatg TCATAAAGACTCGTCTTCAGACCCtgcagaagggggagggagaagattcTTACCGAGGCATTGTTGACTGCACAAG GCGCATCTTGGCTCGCGAGGGTCCCTCTGCCTTCCTGAAGGGGGCGACTTGTCGGGCGCTGGTCATCGCTCCCCTCTTTGGGATCGCTCAGGGCGTCTACTTCCTGGGGGTGGGAGAGCAGCTGCTAGGCATGCTGGGATAG